One stretch of Pseudomonas fragi DNA includes these proteins:
- a CDS encoding ATP-grasp domain-containing protein — MIWFLEGQSSQRDVIAGARAALPETVRIFASHRQSRPEITGLADIAWREPQDNQERIGWVIEQARAQQIKVVLAGRVGQVYEAHRAEFEAAGLQLVTGALDLDTFERVDDKSAFTREALAAGLACIPAITVSTRAELQAAYAQLARDGQVCVKPTRGIYGQGFWRLADNVDPFRSFANADAHEVNAGVFAQAYGQSDAPKPLLVMPYMPGSECSVDMVCEAGEAVAWVGRRKQGLMQTFERDGAAVELAIKAARHFKCDGIVNVQTRDDAEGQPHLLEINLRYSGGIGYTREAGVNLPGIFATRRLGLPVPPSLWREDVQVKAITVVVPVRGDSLLG; from the coding sequence ATGATCTGGTTTCTTGAAGGGCAATCGAGCCAACGCGACGTGATTGCAGGTGCCCGGGCGGCGCTGCCGGAGACGGTACGGATTTTCGCTTCACACCGACAAAGCCGTCCCGAAATTACCGGGTTGGCGGATATCGCCTGGCGCGAACCGCAAGACAACCAGGAGCGCATCGGCTGGGTGATCGAGCAGGCCCGTGCCCAACAGATCAAGGTGGTGCTGGCCGGGCGTGTGGGCCAGGTTTATGAAGCGCACCGCGCCGAGTTCGAAGCAGCGGGGTTGCAGCTGGTCACTGGCGCGCTGGACCTGGACACCTTTGAACGGGTCGATGACAAGTCGGCGTTCACTCGCGAGGCGCTGGCGGCCGGGCTGGCGTGCATCCCGGCAATAACCGTGAGCACCCGTGCCGAACTGCAGGCGGCTTACGCGCAACTGGCCCGTGACGGCCAGGTCTGTGTCAAACCCACACGCGGCATTTACGGCCAGGGCTTCTGGCGGCTGGCCGATAACGTCGACCCGTTCCGCAGTTTTGCCAATGCCGACGCCCATGAGGTCAATGCCGGCGTATTTGCCCAGGCCTACGGTCAGTCGGATGCGCCCAAGCCGTTGCTGGTCATGCCTTATATGCCCGGCAGCGAATGCTCGGTGGACATGGTCTGCGAGGCGGGCGAGGCCGTGGCCTGGGTCGGGCGGCGCAAGCAGGGCCTGATGCAGACGTTCGAGCGCGATGGCGCCGCCGTCGAGCTGGCGATCAAGGCCGCACGGCACTTCAAGTGCGACGGCATCGTCAATGTACAAACCCGTGATGATGCGGAGGGTCAGCCGCACCTGCTGGAAATCAACCTGCGTTACTCCGGCGGCATCGGCTACACCCGTGAAGCCGGGGTCAACCTGCCGGGGATTTTTGCCACTCGCCGCCTCGGCCTGCCAGTGCCTCCGAGCCTCTGGCGCGAAGATGTACAGGTCAAGGCGATCACCGTGGTTGTGCCGGTTCGCGGCGATTCGCTCCTGGGGTGA
- a CDS encoding HAD-IB family hydrolase, with amino-acid sequence MNDVLKTTDKGNKQVLAAFDFDGTLTYHDSFVPFLRFAFGNRLFAMRLLRMIPATACYLLGRISRNDLKEKLIAVYLTGTREAWVKERAEAFCDVSWQRLMRPLGLTSVANQIEQGASVTICSASPELVLAPFAKKLGIGLIGTRLASVDGVLTGDIDGINCRCEQKVIRLEAQYGPLDQYELRAWGDTRGDEQMLGAAQEPHWREFHALWRRKRPLDVCLREEL; translated from the coding sequence TTGAACGACGTTTTGAAGACAACGGACAAAGGCAATAAGCAGGTACTGGCTGCGTTCGATTTTGATGGCACGCTGACCTATCACGACAGCTTTGTGCCGTTTTTGCGCTTTGCCTTTGGCAACCGGCTGTTTGCCATGCGCCTGTTGCGGATGATCCCGGCCACGGCGTGTTACCTGCTGGGCAGGATTTCGCGCAATGATTTGAAAGAGAAACTGATCGCGGTGTACCTGACCGGCACCCGGGAGGCCTGGGTAAAGGAACGTGCTGAAGCATTTTGTGACGTTTCCTGGCAGCGCCTGATGCGGCCTTTGGGCTTAACATCCGTCGCCAACCAGATTGAGCAGGGCGCCAGCGTGACGATTTGCTCGGCGTCCCCCGAACTGGTGCTCGCGCCTTTTGCCAAAAAACTCGGTATCGGCCTGATCGGTACGCGGCTGGCCTCGGTCGATGGCGTGCTCACTGGCGATATCGACGGCATCAACTGTCGTTGTGAACAAAAAGTCATCCGGCTGGAGGCGCAATACGGGCCTCTGGACCAATACGAGCTGCGTGCCTGGGGTGACACCCGGGGCGATGAACAAATGCTCGGGGCCGCTCAAGAGCCGCATTGGCGTGAATTTCACGCACTGTGGCGGCGCAAGCGGCCACTTGACGTGTGCTTGCGCGAGGAGCTGTAA
- a CDS encoding ArnT family glycosyltransferase translates to MRLTRPALLLLLLTCVLLFFALGNHQLQGSTESRVAGIAMQMHVSDDWITPNLLNQPFLEKPPLSLWLDAGAIRVFGAELFAVRLASAFAGLFCVMLLYAMLRKLGRPTALAWTAAAMLATMGIFWGNARQVGEDSLLTLGVTMTLLAFYHANRQPGLARGSWLLFAFGIAIATLSKGVLGLALPGVVIFVFLLSESLIAKRFVLRNWLRPALLTLVGLIPLMIWLCLLYQRGGMQAVSELLLTNSVGRFSGSFVEAGHYEPFYYYLRKLPEAFLPWNLLTYLGLWHFRKQLRANPFLLFFSVWLVAQFVLLNLASSKRAVYMMSMAPAAAVIAAEYARVVLDWLYKKSAGSPVAKFLSDNHRPLAIALLSILVGAYLLAAHRAPLADKEESFQPLAARVMSLQASGKQVALLRPDERLGAVVFYSQQLQHTLDSTAQLQAFLSASPEHVALVEKPEIPGMALQVLEEISVGRHHFYFVSQATPPPQT, encoded by the coding sequence ATGCGCCTGACTCGTCCTGCTCTGCTGTTATTACTGCTCACTTGCGTGCTGCTGTTTTTCGCGCTGGGCAATCACCAACTGCAAGGCTCGACCGAGTCCCGGGTGGCGGGCATCGCCATGCAGATGCATGTCAGCGACGACTGGATCACTCCCAATCTGCTCAATCAACCCTTTCTGGAAAAACCTCCCCTGAGCCTGTGGCTGGACGCCGGTGCCATTCGCGTGTTCGGCGCCGAGCTGTTCGCCGTACGCCTGGCGTCTGCGTTTGCCGGGTTGTTTTGCGTGATGTTGCTCTACGCCATGCTGCGCAAACTCGGGCGCCCCACGGCGCTGGCCTGGACAGCCGCGGCGATGCTGGCAACCATGGGCATTTTTTGGGGCAACGCCCGTCAGGTGGGCGAAGACTCCCTGCTGACCCTGGGCGTGACGATGACCCTGTTGGCGTTCTACCACGCCAATCGCCAGCCCGGCCTGGCCCGGGGCAGCTGGCTGCTGTTCGCCTTCGGCATCGCCATTGCCACCCTGAGCAAAGGCGTACTGGGCCTGGCATTGCCGGGCGTGGTGATCTTTGTCTTTCTGCTGAGCGAAAGCCTGATCGCTAAACGCTTCGTACTGCGCAACTGGCTGCGCCCCGCACTGTTGACGCTGGTGGGGCTGATCCCGCTGATGATCTGGCTGTGCCTGTTGTACCAGCGCGGCGGTATGCAGGCGGTCAGCGAGTTGCTGCTGACCAACAGCGTGGGGCGGTTTAGCGGCTCCTTTGTCGAAGCCGGGCATTACGAACCCTTTTACTACTACCTGCGAAAACTGCCCGAAGCCTTTCTGCCGTGGAACCTGCTGACTTACCTGGGCCTGTGGCACTTTCGCAAACAGCTGCGTGCCAACCCCTTCCTGCTGTTTTTCAGTGTATGGCTGGTGGCGCAATTTGTGCTGCTCAACCTCGCCTCCAGCAAGCGTGCGGTGTACATGATGTCGATGGCGCCCGCCGCGGCGGTGATTGCGGCCGAGTACGCGCGGGTGGTGCTGGACTGGCTGTACAAAAAAAGCGCAGGTTCGCCAGTGGCCAAATTCCTCAGCGACAACCATCGCCCCCTTGCAATCGCGCTGCTGAGCATTCTGGTGGGCGCCTACCTGCTGGCGGCCCATCGGGCCCCGCTGGCCGACAAGGAAGAGTCCTTCCAACCCCTGGCCGCCCGGGTCATGAGCCTGCAGGCCAGCGGCAAGCAGGTCGCACTGCTGCGGCCCGACGAACGACTGGGCGCCGTGGTGTTCTACAGCCAGCAGTTGCAACACACCCTTGATTCAACGGCCCAGTTGCAGGCGTTTCTCAGCGCATCGCCCGAGCATGTCGCCCTTGTGGAAAAACCCGAGATACCGGGCATGGCCTTGCAGGTGCTGGAAGAAATCAGCGTTGGCCGCCACCACTTCTATTTTGTCAGCCAGGCCACGCCGCCCCCGCAAACTTGA
- a CDS encoding phosphoribosyltransferase domain-containing protein, with translation MNNTNPMTGPKVLHANLKRGRLEVEVNASTFAAQALFDFAERRNPKRAFLFVSRVLGRHIPARPSLMAQSFNALAGKIPADLPGPVLVIGMAETAVGLGAGVHRALSQTRNDCVYLCSSRHPTGSALFARFEEEHSHASSHLLHLPQDAATRDMMLNARSLVLVDDEASTGNTFINLSRALAEAGLDSIERIVTATLTDWSGDAVRTAMGDHVSSVALLDGRYTFAEDLTAELPEMPEVGSVAQGDWALDASRDWGRMGVREHHDTLAPGLQVAAGERILVIGTSEFVWRPFLLAERLERAGADVHFSSTSRSPIALGHAIDHALSFSDNYGLGIPNFLYNVAPGQFDRVLICSETPAAAVDPALVSALNAQVIVDEQ, from the coding sequence ATGAATAACACTAACCCCATGACCGGTCCCAAGGTTTTGCATGCAAACCTCAAGCGCGGTCGTCTGGAGGTAGAGGTCAATGCATCGACCTTTGCTGCGCAGGCACTTTTCGATTTTGCCGAGCGTCGCAATCCCAAACGGGCCTTTCTGTTTGTTTCGCGTGTACTGGGCCGGCATATTCCTGCTCGGCCCTCATTAATGGCACAAAGCTTCAATGCCCTTGCCGGCAAGATTCCTGCTGACCTGCCCGGCCCGGTACTGGTGATCGGCATGGCCGAAACCGCCGTGGGCCTGGGCGCCGGGGTACACCGTGCCTTGAGCCAGACCCGCAATGACTGCGTGTACCTGTGCAGCAGCCGTCACCCTACGGGCAGCGCCTTGTTTGCCCGCTTTGAAGAAGAGCACAGCCACGCCAGCTCGCATTTGCTGCACCTGCCGCAAGACGCGGCAACCCGCGACATGATGCTCAACGCCCGTTCGCTGGTGCTGGTGGACGATGAGGCATCCACCGGCAATACCTTTATCAACCTGTCCCGGGCGCTGGCCGAGGCGGGGCTCGATTCGATCGAGCGCATCGTCACTGCCACCCTGACCGACTGGTCCGGGGACGCCGTGCGTACAGCAATGGGCGATCACGTCAGCAGCGTGGCTTTACTCGACGGTCGCTACACGTTCGCCGAAGATTTAACCGCAGAACTGCCAGAAATGCCCGAAGTGGGCAGTGTTGCCCAAGGCGACTGGGCACTGGACGCGAGCCGCGACTGGGGCCGCATGGGCGTTCGCGAACACCACGACACGCTGGCGCCGGGCCTGCAGGTCGCTGCCGGTGAACGGATTCTGGTGATCGGTACCAGCGAATTCGTCTGGCGTCCGTTTTTGCTGGCCGAGCGCCTTGAACGGGCCGGTGCCGATGTGCACTTCAGCTCTACCAGCCGTTCGCCGATTGCCCTGGGCCATGCCATCGATCATGCGTTGTCGTTCTCGGACAACTACGGCCTGGGCATCCCCAACTTTTTATATAACGTCGCCCCCGGCCAGTTTGACCGGGTGCTGATCTGCAGCGAAACCCCGGCGGCTGCCGTCGACCCGGCGCTGGTCAGCGCATTGAATGCGCAGGTAATCGTTGATGAACAGTAA
- a CDS encoding histidine phosphatase family protein, with the protein MTLSLGLTGINRALLRRGLVRYRNALVVIVASVLATALVLALLAPAAAPDLAQPSHADRVLLLTDSWAKGDVIAVVRHGERCDRSSAQCLGPADGVTVRGEATVQALGADFDQLGLTNADIYSSLLTRARQTADAMFAHPVEAQDWLFNCRGSMLRDALKHKVPGHNLILVSHSECMDQLLMDMHLSTSTTFGYGASLFIKTNGANSDPQMLGYIEPKDWKSIVPVVSTSSRHGFEASQF; encoded by the coding sequence GTGACGTTGAGTCTTGGTCTGACCGGAATTAACCGTGCGCTGTTGCGCCGTGGCCTGGTCCGTTACAGAAATGCACTGGTGGTAATTGTGGCCAGCGTGCTGGCCACAGCGCTGGTGCTGGCGCTGCTGGCACCTGCCGCCGCACCTGATCTGGCGCAGCCCAGCCATGCCGATCGCGTATTGCTGCTCACCGACAGCTGGGCCAAGGGCGATGTGATTGCAGTGGTACGCCACGGCGAGCGTTGCGACCGTTCTTCGGCACAGTGCCTGGGGCCGGCGGACGGTGTGACGGTACGCGGCGAGGCGACGGTTCAGGCGCTGGGGGCCGACTTCGACCAACTGGGGCTCACGAACGCCGATATCTACAGCAGCCTGCTGACCCGCGCCCGGCAAACCGCCGATGCCATGTTTGCCCACCCGGTAGAGGCCCAGGACTGGCTGTTCAACTGCCGGGGCAGCATGTTGCGTGATGCCCTCAAGCATAAAGTGCCGGGCCACAACCTGATCCTGGTGAGCCATAGCGAATGCATGGACCAACTGTTGATGGACATGCACCTGTCCACCAGCACCACGTTTGGCTATGGCGCTTCGTTGTTTATCAAAACCAATGGCGCGAACAGCGATCCGCAGATGCTGGGCTATATCGAGCCCAAGGACTGGAAGAGCATCGTTCCGGTGGTGAGCACCAGCAGCCGTCACGGGTTTGAAGCCTCGCAGTTCTGA
- a CDS encoding cysteine protease StiP family protein, protein MNNAFAGLQTVGSGSYAADDVHFLLRAMQIEVTDVQEKERLIQTQQRHYSEMISQEHAPSDTHKSLYQLALAQNGARMAGDVQALAQALNERYNGPSIALVSFVRAGLPLGVLLRRALLDLGREAAHYGISIIRDRGIDNVALEAIIKAHGAENIVFVDGWTGKGAISGQIRDSLAGDSRFPPDPRLVVLADPCGRAWLAASAEDWLIPSGILGATVSGLVSRSIWPQDPGLHGCVVYDHLAEHDVTMSFIHSIETERAQLAPLAAAQPWTAEQAAALQHSAVAAVERISTRFAVTNPNRVKPGIAEATRAVMRRVPDHVLVRNLDDQDVQLLLHLTRQAHIEVQEVGDELGPYRAVTVIRSVR, encoded by the coding sequence ATGAATAATGCCTTCGCCGGGCTGCAGACCGTCGGCAGTGGCAGCTATGCCGCCGATGACGTGCACTTTTTACTGCGTGCCATGCAGATTGAAGTCACCGACGTGCAGGAAAAAGAACGCCTGATCCAGACCCAACAGCGCCATTACTCCGAAATGATCAGCCAGGAGCATGCGCCATCCGACACCCATAAAAGCCTCTATCAACTGGCCCTGGCCCAGAACGGTGCCCGTATGGCGGGTGATGTGCAGGCGCTGGCCCAGGCCTTGAATGAGCGCTACAACGGCCCTTCGATTGCGCTGGTGTCGTTTGTGCGCGCCGGCTTGCCCTTGGGCGTGTTGCTGCGCCGGGCATTGCTCGATCTGGGGCGCGAGGCTGCGCACTACGGCATCAGCATTATTCGTGACCGTGGAATCGACAATGTTGCACTCGAAGCTATCATCAAGGCCCACGGTGCGGAAAATATCGTGTTTGTGGATGGCTGGACCGGCAAGGGCGCGATCAGCGGCCAGATCCGCGACAGCCTGGCTGGGGATTCGCGTTTCCCGCCAGATCCGCGCCTGGTGGTCCTGGCCGACCCTTGTGGCCGGGCCTGGCTGGCCGCCTCGGCAGAAGACTGGCTGATCCCGTCGGGCATCCTGGGGGCGACTGTTTCCGGGCTGGTTTCGCGTTCCATCTGGCCACAAGACCCGGGCCTGCATGGATGCGTTGTGTATGACCATTTGGCGGAACACGACGTGACCATGAGTTTTATCCACAGCATCGAAACCGAGCGGGCACAGCTTGCCCCGCTGGCCGCTGCACAACCCTGGACAGCCGAGCAGGCCGCAGCCTTGCAACACTCGGCGGTAGCCGCGGTCGAACGTATCTCGACGCGGTTTGCGGTGACCAACCCCAACCGGGTCAAGCCGGGGATCGCCGAGGCCACCCGCGCCGTGATGCGCCGGGTGCCGGACCATGTATTGGTGCGCAACCTTGACGATCAGGACGTGCAACTGCTGTTGCACCTGACGCGCCAGGCCCATATCGAGGTCCAGGAAGTGGGTGATGAACTGGGGCCGTATCGCGCCGTGACCGTAATCAGGAGTGTTCGCTGA
- a CDS encoding carbohydrate porin: MFFSSRALLNTSLCGGLSLLALTPACVLADTTDNLMNRSTLTGDWGGERQKLADKGIKLTGDYNSETFSNLHGGIKHGTRYSQQVRIGAQFDLSKILGSADAGLVQVTVNDRRGHSASEDLVGNRLPIQENAGGNYTRLSEFSYQRTLFSEDLTTKLGFMPMGNEFGGMPLLTSFVNAGFCAHPLTQSNGSGWTNYPTGHWGAELRYTVSPALTLQTALFQVNPEYNSRSSEAFSMTTKGTTGAIMPLEAIFTNNAWLNGQYKVGWYYDTSNTRKIGSTQKANNRTGAYVLVDQAIWRDEQDPESVLRAFGQASSSNAATSPMRHWYSVGLVKQKPFASRPKDSIAFAYGRAVFNSRSRDVQEAAASSPEQADMIASLDSGEQLLELNYGAQVTPWLLLRPDLQYIIEPGAFYGAKRSNALVAGLQVKATF, encoded by the coding sequence ATGTTTTTCTCTTCCCGCGCCCTGCTGAACACCAGCCTGTGCGGCGGCTTGTCATTGCTGGCCCTGACGCCTGCCTGCGTACTGGCCGACACCACCGACAACCTGATGAACCGTTCGACCCTGACCGGCGACTGGGGCGGCGAACGCCAGAAGCTGGCCGATAAAGGCATCAAGCTGACCGGTGATTACAACTCCGAAACCTTCTCCAACCTGCATGGCGGCATCAAGCACGGCACCCGCTATTCGCAGCAAGTGCGCATCGGTGCCCAGTTCGACCTGAGTAAAATACTCGGTAGCGCCGATGCTGGCCTGGTGCAAGTCACCGTCAATGACCGTCGCGGCCACAGCGCCTCCGAAGACCTCGTAGGCAACCGCCTGCCGATCCAGGAAAACGCTGGCGGCAACTACACCCGTCTGTCTGAGTTCAGCTACCAGCGCACGCTGTTTTCCGAAGACCTGACCACCAAGCTGGGCTTTATGCCGATGGGCAACGAGTTCGGCGGCATGCCGTTGTTGACCAGCTTCGTCAACGCCGGTTTTTGCGCGCACCCGCTGACCCAATCCAATGGCAGTGGCTGGACCAACTACCCCACCGGCCACTGGGGTGCAGAATTGCGTTACACCGTCAGCCCGGCCCTGACCTTGCAAACGGCGCTGTTCCAGGTCAACCCCGAGTACAACAGCCGCTCCTCCGAAGCGTTCAGCATGACCACCAAAGGCACCACGGGGGCGATCATGCCGCTGGAGGCGATCTTCACCAACAACGCCTGGCTTAATGGCCAATATAAAGTGGGCTGGTACTACGACACCTCCAACACCCGCAAGATTGGCAGCACGCAAAAAGCCAACAACCGCACCGGTGCCTATGTGTTGGTCGACCAGGCCATCTGGCGTGACGAGCAAGACCCCGAAAGCGTATTGCGCGCCTTTGGCCAGGCGTCCAGCAGCAATGCCGCCACCTCGCCGATGCGCCACTGGTACTCGGTGGGTCTGGTCAAGCAAAAGCCGTTTGCCAGCCGTCCCAAGGACAGCATCGCCTTTGCCTATGGCCGCGCGGTGTTCAACTCGCGTTCGCGTGATGTCCAGGAAGCGGCAGCCAGCAGTCCCGAGCAGGCGGACATGATCGCCAGCCTGGACAGCGGCGAGCAGTTGCTGGAACTCAACTATGGTGCGCAAGTCACGCCGTGGCTGCTGCTGCGTCCGGACCTGCAGTACATCATCGAGCCTGGTGCTTTCTATGGCGCCAAGCGCAGCAATGCGCTGGTGGCGGGTTTGCAGGTAAAAGCGACTTTCTAA
- a CDS encoding HpcH/HpaI aldolase/citrate lyase family protein, with translation MIKHSAYALGATLYMPATRPDILEVVLGEKIQGLRSLVVCLEDAVAETDVQQGLNNLKNLLLGIEARGGRPSSGPILFVRPRDAAMAAVLNDWSLMRHVDGFVVPKLSLGNIREWQQAVTREDLMLMPTLETADVFIPNAMVELRSAMLELLPGRIIALRIGGNDLMGCLGLRRPQAMTLYSTPMSYVIPMLCGIMGSAGFALTAPVFEQLNAPHLMEQELALDMAHGLVGKTAIHPSQIAVIHRALQVSLEDLNSARHILNEAAPAVFKFNDAMCEPATHYKWAQTIIERAHWQGVRPEVASPSDTFGGSLRLAELVG, from the coding sequence ATGATCAAGCACTCAGCCTATGCCTTGGGCGCCACACTGTATATGCCGGCCACTCGTCCCGACATTCTGGAGGTGGTGCTGGGTGAAAAGATCCAGGGTTTGCGCTCGCTGGTGGTGTGCCTGGAAGACGCCGTGGCCGAAACCGACGTGCAGCAAGGGCTGAACAACCTGAAAAACCTGCTGCTGGGCATCGAGGCGCGTGGCGGTCGCCCTTCCAGCGGTCCGATCCTGTTTGTGCGGCCACGGGATGCTGCGATGGCAGCTGTGCTCAATGACTGGTCGTTGATGCGTCACGTCGACGGTTTTGTCGTGCCCAAGCTCAGCCTGGGCAATATCCGCGAGTGGCAACAGGCGGTCACCCGCGAAGACTTGATGCTGATGCCCACCCTGGAAACCGCAGACGTTTTTATCCCCAACGCCATGGTTGAACTGCGCAGTGCCATGCTGGAGCTGCTGCCAGGGCGTATTATTGCCCTGCGCATTGGCGGTAACGACTTGATGGGCTGCCTGGGCTTGCGTCGCCCTCAAGCGATGACCTTGTACAGCACGCCCATGAGCTATGTGATCCCCATGTTGTGCGGGATCATGGGCTCGGCAGGTTTTGCCCTGACTGCGCCGGTGTTCGAGCAGCTCAATGCACCGCACTTGATGGAGCAAGAGCTGGCGCTGGATATGGCCCACGGGCTTGTGGGTAAAACCGCGATCCACCCGTCGCAAATTGCAGTTATCCACAGGGCGTTGCAAGTCAGTCTTGAAGATCTCAACAGCGCACGCCACATATTGAATGAGGCGGCGCCTGCGGTGTTCAAGTTCAACGACGCCATGTGCGAGCCTGCGACCCATTACAAATGGGCGCAAACAATTATTGAACGGGCACATTGGCAAGGGGTTCGCCCTGAAGTTGCCAGCCCGTCGGACACTTTTGGAGGCAGCCTGCGATTGGCTGAATTAGTGGGTTGA
- a CDS encoding trehalose phosphatase, translated as MNSNRPLVFVDLDDTLFQTARKMGDEPRFPATLDVDGQPNGFMSATQKSFVEWLLATSDVVPVTARSIEAYQRVQLPFVHGAVCAHGGVILNPDGSLDPVWHARMCEELALEQTRLHQLSEQTLAIGAELGFSLRGWVVEEQGLANYVVTKHNNETDQALLIVLAEVKARGLLDGLYVHGNGNNLAFLPITLQKREAVREWIRRDRAINGKRPLLGFGDSVSDLGFMAECDWWGTPIRGQLAAHVLASVDHE; from the coding sequence ATGAACAGTAATCGCCCCCTGGTGTTCGTTGATCTGGACGACACCCTGTTTCAAACCGCCCGGAAAATGGGCGATGAGCCACGTTTTCCCGCCACCCTGGACGTGGACGGCCAACCCAACGGCTTTATGAGCGCGACGCAAAAGAGCTTTGTGGAATGGCTGCTGGCTACCAGCGACGTGGTCCCCGTGACCGCACGCAGCATCGAAGCCTATCAGCGCGTGCAGTTGCCATTCGTGCATGGCGCGGTCTGTGCTCACGGCGGGGTGATTCTCAACCCGGACGGCTCGCTGGACCCGGTCTGGCATGCCCGCATGTGCGAAGAGCTGGCGCTGGAGCAAACCCGCCTGCATCAGTTGAGCGAGCAAACCCTGGCCATTGGCGCCGAACTGGGCTTCTCATTGCGTGGCTGGGTGGTTGAAGAGCAGGGCCTGGCCAATTACGTGGTCACCAAGCACAACAACGAAACCGACCAGGCGCTGCTCATCGTGCTGGCCGAAGTCAAGGCGCGGGGCTTGCTCGACGGCCTGTATGTGCATGGCAATGGCAATAATCTGGCTTTCCTGCCCATCACCTTGCAAAAGCGTGAAGCGGTACGAGAGTGGATCCGCCGCGACCGGGCGATCAACGGCAAACGCCCGCTGCTGGGCTTTGGCGACAGCGTGTCGGACCTGGGCTTTATGGCCGAGTGTGACTGGTGGGGCACGCCCATACGCGGTCAGTTGGCCGCGCATGTGCTGGCGAGCGTCGATCATGAATAA